The Strix uralensis isolate ZFMK-TIS-50842 chromosome 13, bStrUra1, whole genome shotgun sequence genome window below encodes:
- the MAGT1 gene encoding dolichyl-diphosphooligosaccharide--protein glycosyltransferase subunit MAGT1, whose translation MGARRPSGTDMAALPVLALLLLAAWGGPWAAGQKRKEMVLSEKVNQLMEWASKRSVIRMNGDKFRRLVKAPPRNYSVIVMFTALQPHRQCVVCKQADEEYQILANSWRYSSAFTNKIFFAMVDFDEGSDVFQMLNMNSAPTFINFPAKGKPKRGDTYELQVRGFAAEQLARWVADRTDVNIRVIRPPNYAGPLMLGLLLAVIGGLVYLRGSNLDFLYNKTGWAFAALCFVLAMTSGQMWNHIRGPPYAHKNPHTGQVNYIHGSSQAQFVAETHIVLLFNGGVTLGMVLLHEAATSDMDVGKRKIMCIAGIGLVVLFFSWLLSVFRSKYHGYPYSFLMS comes from the exons ATGGGCGCGAGGCGGCCGAGCGGGACGGACATGGCGGCGCTGCCGGTGctggcgctgctgctgctggcggcctggGGCGGGCCGTGGGCCGCGGGGCAGAAGCGGAAGGAG ATGGTGTTATCAGAAAAAGTGAACCAGCTAATGGAGTGGGCTAGTAAAAGATCTGTTATTCGAATGAATGGTGACAAATTTCGACGCCTTGTGAAGGCACCACCCAGAAATTACTCGGTGATTGTGATGTTCACTGCTCTTCAGCCTCACAGACAGTGTGTTGTGTGCAA GCAAGCTGATGAGGAATACCAGATTCTGGCAAATTCCTGGCGATATTCCAGTGCATTTACCAATAAGATTTTTTTCGCTATGGTAGATTTTGATGAAGGCTCAGATGTATTTCAGATg CTAAACATGAATTCTGCTCCAACCTTCATTAACTTTCCTGCTAAAGGGAAGCCTAAACGGGGTGACACATATGAACTTCAGGTGCGCGGCTTTGCAGCTGAACAGCTTGCTCGTTGGGTGGCTGACAGAACTGATGTCAAT ATTCGTGTGATAAGGCCACCAAACTATGCTGGACCGTTGATGTTAGGACTGCTGCTGGCTGTCATTGGAGGCCTCGTATATTTGCGTGGAAGTAATCTGGATTTTCTGTATAACAAAACTGGCTGGGCATTTGCTGCTTTA tgttttgtgtTAGCAATGACATCAGGTCAGATGTGGAACCACATTAGAGGTCCACCCTATGCTCACAAGAATCCCCATACAGGACAAGTG AACTATATCCATGGAAGCAGCCAAGCCCAGTTTGTGGCAGAAACACACATTGTTCTTCTGTTTA ATGGTGGTGTTACTTTAGGAATGGTACTCCTCCATGAAGCTGCTACTTCTGACATGgatgtgggaaaaagaaaaa TTATGTGTATTGCTGGTATTGGTTTGGTGGTGTTGTTCTTCAGCTGGTTGCTGTCTGTCTTCAGATCTAAATACCATGGCTACCCATACAG TTTCCTAATGAGTTAA
- the ATP7A gene encoding copper-transporting ATPase 1 isoform X2: protein MEAKSIVISVEGMTCNSCVQTIEQHVGKMNGIHNINVSLEDKNAAIIYDSKLQTPATLQEAIYDMGFDATLPDSNPQPVLPDTIFLTIPTQSTLTSKQICSTLLKNKGIMDVKMSSDQKTAVVTFISSIVNGKQIIQMVPGVDLNISAPEVTPGTCEDSSWSQASSIVLRLKVEGMTCHSCTSTIEGKIGKLQGIQRIKVSLDNQEAVVVYHPHLITAEEIKHQIEVAGFTASFKKQPRPLKLSAVDLERLKKTQTKGSETALKENSNVNDTKTIVFRIDGMHCRSCVLNIQSTVSALPSVTSIVVSLEKKTAIINYNPNLISIDVLRKAIEAVSPETFKVSLPDEYENVALFPMLASPLKSAHPALKDASQPLTQFVVINIEGMTCNSCVQSIEGVISQKAGVKSIRVSLSNRNGTIEYDPLQTCPEDLRSSIEDIGFDASLSAKAELPVAIAQPSPEVQLESHKTEPPSKVSPTHLARQETKTVSKCYVQVTGMTCASCVANIERNLRREDGIHSILVALMAGKAEVRYNPAVIHPSAIAELIRELGFGATVMENCGEGDGILELVVRGMTCASCVHKIESTLMKTNGVLYCSVALATNKAHIKYDPEIIGPRDVIQVIKDLGFTTSLVKKDRSASHLDHKQEIRQWKRSFVVSLVFCIPVMGLMIYMMVMDSQLSDAHTHHNMSSEEMEALHSSMVLEYQLLPGLSVMNFLSFLLCVPVQMFGGWHFYIQAYKALKHKTANMDVLIVLATSIAFVYSFVILLVAMAEKAKVNPVTFFDTPPMLFVFISLGRWLEHVAKGKTSEALARLISLQATEATIVTLGPDNILLSEEQVDVELVQRGDIVKVIPGGKFPVDGRVIEGHSMVDESLITGEAMPVTKKPGNTVIAGSINQNGSLLISATHVGADTTLSQIVKLVEEAQTSKAPIQQFADKLSGYFVPSIVAVSVVTLFAWIIIGFVDFEIVEKYFLGYNKSISAAEVIIRFAFQASITVLCIACPCSLGLATPTAVMVGTGVGAQNGILIKGGEPLEMAHKVKVVVFDKTGTITHGTPEVMQVKFLVESNELPHNKMLAIVGTAEGNSEHPLGVAITKYCKKELDSETLGTCTDFQVVPGCGISCKVTNIEALLYRKNKMVEENNIKNVTLVKIEENTDESVQPALIIDAELPTTMTSQKYSVLIGNREWMNRNGLLVKNEIDKAMTEHERRGRTAVLAAVDGMLCGLIAIADTVKPEAELAVYTLKSMGLEVVLMTGDNSKTARSIASQVGITKVFAEVLPSHKVAKVKQLQDEGKRVAMVGDGINDSPALAMANVGIAIGTGTDVAIEAADVVLIRDDLMDVVASIDLSRKTVKRIRINFVFALIYNLIGVPIAAGVFLPIGLVLQPWMGSAAMAASSVSVVLSSLLLKMYQKPSSEKLEFRARGQMRHKSPSEISVHIGIDETGTGSPKLSLMDRIINYSRASINSLFSDKRSVNSIVLNEPDKHSLLVGDFGEDDDTAL, encoded by the exons ATGGAGGCAAAATCCATAGTCATCAGCGTGGAGGGGATGACCTGCAATTCCTGTGTCCAAACCATTGAACAGCATGTTGGGAAGATGAATGGTATCCATAACATTAAC gTGTCTCTAGAGGATAAGAATGCAGCCATCATTTATGACTCAAAACTGCAGACTCCAGCAACACTGCAAGAAGCAATATATGACATGGGATTTGATGCTACATTGCCTGATTCAAACCCACAACCTGTTTTACCTGACACTATTTTTCTTACAATTCCTACTCAGTCAACTCTAACATCTAAACAGATTTGTAGTACACTACTAAAGAACAAAGGTATCATGGATGTTAAAATGTCCTCCGATCAAAAAACTGCAGTGGTGACCTTCATTTCTTCCATTGTAAATGGCAAGCAGATTATCCAAATGGTCCCAGGAGTAGATTTAAATATCTCTGCACCAGAGGTAACGCCTGGAACTTGTGAAGATTCCAGCTGGTCTCAAGCAAGTAGCATTGTGCTGCGCCTGAAAGTAGAGGGGATGACCTGTCATTCCTGCACCAGCACCATCGAGGGGAAGATTGGCAAATTGCAAGGAATTCAGCGGATTAAAG TATCCCTGGACAATCAGGAAGCTGTTGTTGTCTACCACCCTCATCTAattacagcagaagaaataaaacatcaaaTTGAAGTTGCAGGTTTCACAGCATCTTTCAAAAAGCAGCCTAGACCCCTCAAGCTCAGCGCTGTGGACCTGGAAAGGTTGAAGAAAACTCAGACCAAAGGCTCTGAGACAGCACTGAAGGAAAACTCGAATGTGAATGATACAAAGACAATTGTCTTCAGAATTGATGGCATGCACTGCCGTTCATGTGTCCTCAATATTCAGAGTACCGTATCAGCACTCCCATCCGTAACAAGTATAGTTGtttcattagaaaagaaaactgCTATTATAAACTATAACCCAAACTTAATTAGCATAGATGTCCTGAGAAAAGCCATAGAGGCAGTGTCTCCAGAGACGTTTAAAGTCAGCCTTCCTGATGAATATGAAAATGTAGCACTTTTCCCCATGCTGGCATCTCCACTGAAGTCTGCTCATCCAGCTTTGAAGGATGCTAGCCAGCCACTTACTCAATTTGTTGTGATAAATATTGAGGGAATGACTTGCAACTCTTGCGTGCAGTCCATTGAAGGTGTCATATCCCAAAAGGCAGGTGTAAAATCTATTCGTGTGTCTCTTTCAAATCGTAATGGGACTATAGAGTACGACCCTCTGCAAACGTGCCCAGAAGACTTGCGATCGTCAATAGAGGATATAGGATTTGATGCATCTTTATCAG CAAAGGCAGAACTACCTGTGGCAATAGCTCAGCCCTCACCCGAAGTGCAGCTGGAATCTCACAAAACTGAACCTCCCTCCAAAGTGTCACCAACCCACCTTGCTAGACAAGAGACAAAGACTGTATCAAAGTGCTATGTCCAAGTCACAGGAATGACATGTGCTTCATGTGTAGCCAACATTGAGAGAAATTTGAGAAGAGAAGATG gaatacATTCAATACTTGTTGCCCTAATGGCAGGAAAGGCAGAAGTGAGGTATAATCCTGCTGTAATACACCCTTCAGCTATTGCAGAGCTCATACGGGAGCTGGGATTTGGAGCTACCGTGATGGAAAACTGTGGTGAAGGAGATGGAATTCTGGAACTTGTT GTGAGAGGAATGACATGTGCTTCTTGTGTACACAAAATAGAATCCACCCTCATGAAGACTAATGGTGTTTTATACTGCTCAGTAGCTCTTGCAACCAACAAAGCACACATTAAATATGATCCTGAGATTATAGGTCCTCGAGATGTTATACAAGTGATAAAG GATTTAGGTTTCACTACTTCATTAGTCAAAAAAGACAGATCTGCTAGTCATCTCGATCACAAACAGGAAATAAGGCA gtGGAAAAGGTCTTTTGTTGTGAGTCTCGTTTTCTGTATTCCTGTCATGGGGCTGATGATTTACATGATGGTTATGGACAGTCAACTTTCAGATGCTCACACACATCACAACATGAGCAGTGAGGAAATGGAGGCCCTTCACTCCTCTATGGTCCTGGAATACCAGCTCCTACCAGGATTGTCTGTTAtgaattttctgtcatttttactGTGTGTCCCTGTACAG ATGTTTGGAGGCTGGCACTTCTATATACAGGCATACAAAGCACTGAAGCACAAAACTGCAAATATGGATGTGCTCATTGTTTTGGCAACCTCCATTGCATTCGTCTACTCGTTTGTTATTCTTCTAGTTGCAATGgctgagaaagcaaaagtaaaCCCTGTAACTTTCTTTGACACACCTCCTATGCTGTTTGTGTTCATCTCATTGGGCCGGTGGCTAGAGCATGTTGCAAag GGTAAAACATCAGAAGCACTGGCACGACTAATTTCATTACAAGCTACTGAAGCTACTATTGTTACCTTGGGCCCTGATAACATTCTTTTAAG TGAAGAGCAAGTTGATGTTGAACTGGTTCAACGAGGTGACATTGTCAAAGTGATCCCAGGAGGCAAATTCCCAGTGGATGGTCGTGTTATTGAAGGACACTCTATGGTAGATGAATCTCTTATCACAG GTGAAGCGATGCCCGTAACTAAAAAACCTGGCAATACAGTTATTGCAGGTTCTATTAATCAGAATGGATCACTACTGATTTCAGCAACCCATGTTGGAGCTGATACAACTCTTTCCCAGATTGTTAAACTTGTGGAGGAGGCCCAGACCTCAAAG GCTCCTATCCAGCAATTTGCAGACAAACTTAGTGGCTACTTCGTTCCTTCTATTGTGGCTGTGTCTGTGGTTACCCTTTTTGCCTGGATTATAATTGGATTTGTGGATTTTGAAATAGTGGAAAAGTACTTTCTG GGTTACAATAAGAGCATTTCTGCAGCCGAAGTGATAATCCGCTTTGCTTTCCAAGCCTCTATCACAGTGTTGTGTATTGCATGCCCCTGTTCTCTGGGATTAGCCACCCCGACAGCTGTGATGGTTGGTACTGGAGTAGGAGCTCAGAACGGCATACTGATCAAAGGAGGAGAGCCATTAGAGATGGCCCATAAG GTAAAAGTGGTTGTATTTGACAAAACAGGTACTATTACTCATGGGACTCCAGAAGTGATGCAAGTGAAGTTTCTAGTGGAGAGTAACGAGCTACCACATAATAAAATGCTGGCGATAGTGGGGACTGCAGAGGGTAATAGCGAACATCCTCTTGGAGTAGCAAtaacaaaatactgcaaaaag GAACTGGACTCAGAAACCCTTGGGACATGTACAGATTTTCAGGTAGTTCCAGGCTGTGGCATTAGTTGTAAAGTCACCAATATTGAAGCATTActctacaggaaaaataaaatggttgaagaaaacaatattaaaaatgtgacaCTTGTGAAAATTGAGGAAAATACAGACGAATCAGTACAGCCTGCTCTGATTATTGATGCTGAGCTACCAA ctaCTATGACTTCTCAAAAATACTCTGTTCTCATTGGGAACCGGGAATGGATGAATAGAAATGGCCTCCTTGTTAAAAATGAGATTGATAAAGCCATGACGGAACATGAGCGGAGAGGTCGCACAGCAGTTCTAGCGGCGGTTGATG GAATGCTTTGTGGCTTGATAGCTATCGCTGATACTGTGAAACCAGAAGCTGAGCTGGCAGTCTACACTTTAAAGAGTATGGGATTAGAAGTTGTCCTAATGACTGGtgacaacagcaaaactgcaaGATCTATTGCCTCTCAG GTTGGCATCACCAAAGTGTTCGCAGAGGTTCTTCCCTCCCACAAAGTAGCCAAAGTGAAACAGTTACAAGATGAAGGAAAACGGGTGGCCATGGTTGGAGATGGTATCAATGACTCCCCAGCTCTTGCTATGGCCAACGTGGGAATTGCTATTGGCACGGGTACTGATGTAGCCATTGAGGCAGCTGATGTGGTTCTAATTAGG GATGACTTGATGGATGTGGTAGCAAGTATAGATTTATCGAGGAAAACTGTGAAAAGAATCCGGATCAACTTTGTCTTTGCTCTAATTTATAATCTCATTGGGGTTCCCATAGCTGCTG GTGTCTTCCTGCCCATTGGTTTGGTTTTGCAGCCCTGGATGGGATCTGCAGCAATGGCTGCCTCCTCTGTTTCTGTTGTGCTTTCTTCTTTGCTGTTAAAGAT
- the ATP7A gene encoding copper-transporting ATPase 1 isoform X1, with amino-acid sequence MEAKSIVISVEGMTCNSCVQTIEQHVGKMNGIHNINVSLEDKNAAIIYDSKLQTPATLQEAIYDMGFDATLPDSNPQPVLPDTIFLTIPTQSTLTSKQICSTLLKNKGIMDVKMSSDQKTAVVTFISSIVNGKQIIQMVPGVDLNISAPEVTPGTCEDSSWSQASSIVLRLKVEGMTCHSCTSTIEGKIGKLQGIQRIKVSLDNQEAVVVYHPHLITAEEIKHQIEVAGFTASFKKQPRPLKLSAVDLERLKKTQTKGSETALKENSNVNDTKTIVFRIDGMHCRSCVLNIQSTVSALPSVTSIVVSLEKKTAIINYNPNLISIDVLRKAIEAVSPETFKVSLPDEYENVALFPMLASPLKSAHPALKDASQPLTQFVVINIEGMTCNSCVQSIEGVISQKAGVKSIRVSLSNRNGTIEYDPLQTCPEDLRSSIEDIGFDASLSAKAELPVAIAQPSPEVQLESHKTEPPSKVSPTHLARQETKTVSKCYVQVTGMTCASCVANIERNLRREDGIHSILVALMAGKAEVRYNPAVIHPSAIAELIRELGFGATVMENCGEGDGILELVVRGMTCASCVHKIESTLMKTNGVLYCSVALATNKAHIKYDPEIIGPRDVIQVIKDLGFTTSLVKKDRSASHLDHKQEIRQWKRSFVVSLVFCIPVMGLMIYMMVMDSQLSDAHTHHNMSSEEMEALHSSMVLEYQLLPGLSVMNFLSFLLCVPVQMFGGWHFYIQAYKALKHKTANMDVLIVLATSIAFVYSFVILLVAMAEKAKVNPVTFFDTPPMLFVFISLGRWLEHVAKGKTSEALARLISLQATEATIVTLGPDNILLSEEQVDVELVQRGDIVKVIPGGKFPVDGRVIEGHSMVDESLITGEAMPVTKKPGNTVIAGSINQNGSLLISATHVGADTTLSQIVKLVEEAQTSKAPIQQFADKLSGYFVPSIVAVSVVTLFAWIIIGFVDFEIVEKYFLGYNKSISAAEVIIRFAFQASITVLCIACPCSLGLATPTAVMVGTGVGAQNGILIKGGEPLEMAHKVKVVVFDKTGTITHGTPEVMQVKFLVESNELPHNKMLAIVGTAEGNSEHPLGVAITKYCKKELDSETLGTCTDFQVVPGCGISCKVTNIEALLYRKNKMVEENNIKNVTLVKIEENTDESVQPALIIDAELPTTMTSQKYSVLIGNREWMNRNGLLVKNEIDKAMTEHERRGRTAVLAAVDGMLCGLIAIADTVKPEAELAVYTLKSMGLEVVLMTGDNSKTARSIASQVGITKVFAEVLPSHKVAKVKQLQDEGKRVAMVGDGINDSPALAMANVGIAIGTGTDVAIEAADVVLIRFSSKHINLQDDLMDVVASIDLSRKTVKRIRINFVFALIYNLIGVPIAAGVFLPIGLVLQPWMGSAAMAASSVSVVLSSLLLKMYQKPSSEKLEFRARGQMRHKSPSEISVHIGIDETGTGSPKLSLMDRIINYSRASINSLFSDKRSVNSIVLNEPDKHSLLVGDFGEDDDTAL; translated from the exons ATGGAGGCAAAATCCATAGTCATCAGCGTGGAGGGGATGACCTGCAATTCCTGTGTCCAAACCATTGAACAGCATGTTGGGAAGATGAATGGTATCCATAACATTAAC gTGTCTCTAGAGGATAAGAATGCAGCCATCATTTATGACTCAAAACTGCAGACTCCAGCAACACTGCAAGAAGCAATATATGACATGGGATTTGATGCTACATTGCCTGATTCAAACCCACAACCTGTTTTACCTGACACTATTTTTCTTACAATTCCTACTCAGTCAACTCTAACATCTAAACAGATTTGTAGTACACTACTAAAGAACAAAGGTATCATGGATGTTAAAATGTCCTCCGATCAAAAAACTGCAGTGGTGACCTTCATTTCTTCCATTGTAAATGGCAAGCAGATTATCCAAATGGTCCCAGGAGTAGATTTAAATATCTCTGCACCAGAGGTAACGCCTGGAACTTGTGAAGATTCCAGCTGGTCTCAAGCAAGTAGCATTGTGCTGCGCCTGAAAGTAGAGGGGATGACCTGTCATTCCTGCACCAGCACCATCGAGGGGAAGATTGGCAAATTGCAAGGAATTCAGCGGATTAAAG TATCCCTGGACAATCAGGAAGCTGTTGTTGTCTACCACCCTCATCTAattacagcagaagaaataaaacatcaaaTTGAAGTTGCAGGTTTCACAGCATCTTTCAAAAAGCAGCCTAGACCCCTCAAGCTCAGCGCTGTGGACCTGGAAAGGTTGAAGAAAACTCAGACCAAAGGCTCTGAGACAGCACTGAAGGAAAACTCGAATGTGAATGATACAAAGACAATTGTCTTCAGAATTGATGGCATGCACTGCCGTTCATGTGTCCTCAATATTCAGAGTACCGTATCAGCACTCCCATCCGTAACAAGTATAGTTGtttcattagaaaagaaaactgCTATTATAAACTATAACCCAAACTTAATTAGCATAGATGTCCTGAGAAAAGCCATAGAGGCAGTGTCTCCAGAGACGTTTAAAGTCAGCCTTCCTGATGAATATGAAAATGTAGCACTTTTCCCCATGCTGGCATCTCCACTGAAGTCTGCTCATCCAGCTTTGAAGGATGCTAGCCAGCCACTTACTCAATTTGTTGTGATAAATATTGAGGGAATGACTTGCAACTCTTGCGTGCAGTCCATTGAAGGTGTCATATCCCAAAAGGCAGGTGTAAAATCTATTCGTGTGTCTCTTTCAAATCGTAATGGGACTATAGAGTACGACCCTCTGCAAACGTGCCCAGAAGACTTGCGATCGTCAATAGAGGATATAGGATTTGATGCATCTTTATCAG CAAAGGCAGAACTACCTGTGGCAATAGCTCAGCCCTCACCCGAAGTGCAGCTGGAATCTCACAAAACTGAACCTCCCTCCAAAGTGTCACCAACCCACCTTGCTAGACAAGAGACAAAGACTGTATCAAAGTGCTATGTCCAAGTCACAGGAATGACATGTGCTTCATGTGTAGCCAACATTGAGAGAAATTTGAGAAGAGAAGATG gaatacATTCAATACTTGTTGCCCTAATGGCAGGAAAGGCAGAAGTGAGGTATAATCCTGCTGTAATACACCCTTCAGCTATTGCAGAGCTCATACGGGAGCTGGGATTTGGAGCTACCGTGATGGAAAACTGTGGTGAAGGAGATGGAATTCTGGAACTTGTT GTGAGAGGAATGACATGTGCTTCTTGTGTACACAAAATAGAATCCACCCTCATGAAGACTAATGGTGTTTTATACTGCTCAGTAGCTCTTGCAACCAACAAAGCACACATTAAATATGATCCTGAGATTATAGGTCCTCGAGATGTTATACAAGTGATAAAG GATTTAGGTTTCACTACTTCATTAGTCAAAAAAGACAGATCTGCTAGTCATCTCGATCACAAACAGGAAATAAGGCA gtGGAAAAGGTCTTTTGTTGTGAGTCTCGTTTTCTGTATTCCTGTCATGGGGCTGATGATTTACATGATGGTTATGGACAGTCAACTTTCAGATGCTCACACACATCACAACATGAGCAGTGAGGAAATGGAGGCCCTTCACTCCTCTATGGTCCTGGAATACCAGCTCCTACCAGGATTGTCTGTTAtgaattttctgtcatttttactGTGTGTCCCTGTACAG ATGTTTGGAGGCTGGCACTTCTATATACAGGCATACAAAGCACTGAAGCACAAAACTGCAAATATGGATGTGCTCATTGTTTTGGCAACCTCCATTGCATTCGTCTACTCGTTTGTTATTCTTCTAGTTGCAATGgctgagaaagcaaaagtaaaCCCTGTAACTTTCTTTGACACACCTCCTATGCTGTTTGTGTTCATCTCATTGGGCCGGTGGCTAGAGCATGTTGCAAag GGTAAAACATCAGAAGCACTGGCACGACTAATTTCATTACAAGCTACTGAAGCTACTATTGTTACCTTGGGCCCTGATAACATTCTTTTAAG TGAAGAGCAAGTTGATGTTGAACTGGTTCAACGAGGTGACATTGTCAAAGTGATCCCAGGAGGCAAATTCCCAGTGGATGGTCGTGTTATTGAAGGACACTCTATGGTAGATGAATCTCTTATCACAG GTGAAGCGATGCCCGTAACTAAAAAACCTGGCAATACAGTTATTGCAGGTTCTATTAATCAGAATGGATCACTACTGATTTCAGCAACCCATGTTGGAGCTGATACAACTCTTTCCCAGATTGTTAAACTTGTGGAGGAGGCCCAGACCTCAAAG GCTCCTATCCAGCAATTTGCAGACAAACTTAGTGGCTACTTCGTTCCTTCTATTGTGGCTGTGTCTGTGGTTACCCTTTTTGCCTGGATTATAATTGGATTTGTGGATTTTGAAATAGTGGAAAAGTACTTTCTG GGTTACAATAAGAGCATTTCTGCAGCCGAAGTGATAATCCGCTTTGCTTTCCAAGCCTCTATCACAGTGTTGTGTATTGCATGCCCCTGTTCTCTGGGATTAGCCACCCCGACAGCTGTGATGGTTGGTACTGGAGTAGGAGCTCAGAACGGCATACTGATCAAAGGAGGAGAGCCATTAGAGATGGCCCATAAG GTAAAAGTGGTTGTATTTGACAAAACAGGTACTATTACTCATGGGACTCCAGAAGTGATGCAAGTGAAGTTTCTAGTGGAGAGTAACGAGCTACCACATAATAAAATGCTGGCGATAGTGGGGACTGCAGAGGGTAATAGCGAACATCCTCTTGGAGTAGCAAtaacaaaatactgcaaaaag GAACTGGACTCAGAAACCCTTGGGACATGTACAGATTTTCAGGTAGTTCCAGGCTGTGGCATTAGTTGTAAAGTCACCAATATTGAAGCATTActctacaggaaaaataaaatggttgaagaaaacaatattaaaaatgtgacaCTTGTGAAAATTGAGGAAAATACAGACGAATCAGTACAGCCTGCTCTGATTATTGATGCTGAGCTACCAA ctaCTATGACTTCTCAAAAATACTCTGTTCTCATTGGGAACCGGGAATGGATGAATAGAAATGGCCTCCTTGTTAAAAATGAGATTGATAAAGCCATGACGGAACATGAGCGGAGAGGTCGCACAGCAGTTCTAGCGGCGGTTGATG GAATGCTTTGTGGCTTGATAGCTATCGCTGATACTGTGAAACCAGAAGCTGAGCTGGCAGTCTACACTTTAAAGAGTATGGGATTAGAAGTTGTCCTAATGACTGGtgacaacagcaaaactgcaaGATCTATTGCCTCTCAG GTTGGCATCACCAAAGTGTTCGCAGAGGTTCTTCCCTCCCACAAAGTAGCCAAAGTGAAACAGTTACAAGATGAAGGAAAACGGGTGGCCATGGTTGGAGATGGTATCAATGACTCCCCAGCTCTTGCTATGGCCAACGTGGGAATTGCTATTGGCACGGGTACTGATGTAGCCATTGAGGCAGCTGATGTGGTTCTAATTAGG ttCTCCAGTAAACATATTAACTTGCAGGATGACTTGATGGATGTGGTAGCAAGTATAGATTTATCGAGGAAAACTGTGAAAAGAATCCGGATCAACTTTGTCTTTGCTCTAATTTATAATCTCATTGGGGTTCCCATAGCTGCTG GTGTCTTCCTGCCCATTGGTTTGGTTTTGCAGCCCTGGATGGGATCTGCAGCAATGGCTGCCTCCTCTGTTTCTGTTGTGCTTTCTTCTTTGCTGTTAAAGAT
- the COX7B gene encoding cytochrome c oxidase subunit 7B, mitochondrial, which yields MFPVARAALNLTARGIQRTAVRQAHRKYEPNFHDKYGNLVLLGGATVFTAVWGYVFTKAGIEWGLSPVGRITPKEWRE from the exons ATGTTCCCTGTGGCTAGAGCTGCTCTAAACCTCACGG CTCGTGGCATTCAGCGCACTGCAGTAAGACAAGCTCATCGCAAATATGAGCCTAACTTCCATGATAAATATGGAAACCTGGTACTCCTTGGTGGAGCCACAGTTTTTACTGCTGTCTGGGGATAT GTGTTCACAAAAGCTGGAATTGAGTGGGGTTTGTCGCCTGTTGGCCGAATCACTCCAAAAGAATGGAGGGAGTAA